A window of the Candidatus Zixiibacteriota bacterium genome harbors these coding sequences:
- the glnA gene encoding type I glutamate--ammonia ligase encodes MNLDPLVKMSQQHQLEFVDLKFCDLLGGWHHLTIPVSALKDELFQTGVGVDGSSMPGFSSIERGDMIMLPDPTTAFVDPFFERPTLSLIGDIMLSEDSIATYSRDPRRVARDAERLLDRVLKGVQAILGPEFEFYIFDKVNFHQGPDSAFYTLDAAEAPWQASDDQENLGFKIPYKKGYHAAPPQDRTYNLRSSICSLLKSVGIELKYHHHEVGGGGQHEIEIKFAPLLVMGDRSMLVKYMVKNEAFRHHKSATFMPKPLFNEPGSGLHVHQYLANDKGSLFFDAKGPAQFSELGRFYIGGVLKHVDALLAFSNPSTNSFKRLVPGFEAPVAGTYSVGNRTACIRIPGYQRDPATMRFEFRPGDGTMNPYLGYAAMLMAGIDGIKRKIDPGLPFDRNLDQLTPEELAQIHQLPTSLNKALDSLQVDYEFLLDGGVFTEDLIENWLQIKRKEVMEIRIRPTPYEFEMYYGT; translated from the coding sequence ATGAATCTTGATCCATTAGTCAAAATGTCGCAGCAACACCAGCTCGAATTTGTTGACTTGAAGTTCTGCGACCTCCTCGGCGGCTGGCACCACCTGACTATTCCCGTGTCGGCGCTCAAGGACGAGCTTTTTCAGACCGGGGTGGGTGTCGACGGCTCCTCCATGCCGGGGTTTTCGTCGATCGAGCGCGGCGACATGATCATGCTGCCCGATCCGACTACGGCCTTTGTCGATCCGTTTTTCGAGCGGCCGACTTTGTCTCTGATCGGTGACATTATGCTCTCCGAGGATTCGATTGCGACATATTCCCGCGACCCAAGGCGGGTGGCGCGCGACGCCGAGCGGCTGCTGGACCGGGTGCTGAAGGGGGTGCAGGCCATTTTGGGTCCTGAGTTCGAGTTTTATATCTTCGACAAGGTGAATTTCCACCAGGGGCCGGACAGCGCGTTTTACACGCTGGATGCCGCCGAGGCGCCGTGGCAGGCGTCCGACGATCAGGAAAACCTCGGTTTCAAAATACCTTACAAGAAAGGGTACCATGCCGCGCCGCCTCAGGACCGGACTTATAACCTCCGAAGCAGCATTTGTTCTTTATTGAAAAGTGTCGGGATCGAACTGAAGTACCATCACCATGAGGTCGGTGGCGGGGGACAGCACGAAATCGAAATCAAGTTCGCGCCTCTGCTCGTGATGGGCGACCGGTCGATGCTCGTGAAATACATGGTCAAGAACGAAGCGTTCCGGCATCACAAGTCGGCGACCTTTATGCCCAAGCCGCTTTTCAACGAACCCGGCTCCGGCCTGCACGTGCATCAATACCTGGCCAATGATAAAGGTTCGCTGTTTTTCGACGCCAAAGGCCCCGCGCAGTTCTCTGAGCTGGGGCGGTTCTATATCGGGGGGGTGCTGAAGCATGTCGATGCCCTCCTGGCGTTTTCCAATCCGTCGACCAATTCCTTCAAGCGGCTCGTACCCGGCTTCGAGGCGCCGGTAGCGGGGACCTATTCGGTGGGCAATCGGACCGCCTGCATCCGCATCCCCGGCTATCAGCGCGATCCCGCCACTATGCGCTTCGAATTCCGCCCCGGCGACGGTACCATGAACCCGTACCTTGGCTACGCTGCAATGCTGATGGCCGGAATCGACGGGATCAAGCGGAAAATCGACCCCGGCCTGCCGTTCGACCGAAATTTGGATCAACTAACTCCGGAGGAGCTGGCGCAGATCCACCAGTTGCCGACTTCGCTCAACAAGGCGCTGGATAGTCTGCAAGTCGACTATGAATTTCTACTGGACGGCGGCGTGTTTACCGAGGATTTGATCGAGAACTGGCTTCAGATCAAGCGTAAAGAGGTTATGGAGATACGTATCCGCCCGACCCCGTACGAGTTCGAGATGTATTACGGTACGTAG